The Capsicum annuum cultivar UCD-10X-F1 chromosome 1, UCD10Xv1.1, whole genome shotgun sequence sequence agttcataattttttcttaccccacccccttagcctattcgttctcattgttttatgttaaatatataaaaatatttatagaaaatatttttctatttccataacgaacacaagaaaataagtaagaaactaTTTATTTTCctagtttttttttgtatttcatacTGAACACACCCGTAGCATGCACAaaaaatgcattcaaactttgtacttgtcATTGGTAGTCACGTTTTGAAacactaaaagaaaataaatttattgctataaaaaatgaattcgattacatttattttgatctactattgtattaatttcattaaaatttacataaatttaataacttaatatatttacatgacataatttgtgaTAGATTaacagaaaaaattattttattaataattattaataaatttaatatttataataattaagggcattttagtaacATTACTAGTTATGATACAGTACTATACCGTCAAACAAAACAATAAAACTGGTATTAAACAGCAGTGAACGATATAGcctatccaaacattgtatttGTACTGTACTGTACAATACAATACCATATCATATTGTaccgtacattatgaaaccatgacaaaACCCCATCCAAACAAAGTATTAATAAAATAGTTATTAGGagcttattttaccaaattagttttattaattatacACTGAAAATATAAATTCGAATATATACAATTTAGGCCAAACCCATCAATAGCCCCTcaaacttgtccctaaaattcacttaggcccctaatctaaggcttgtacctatcaaaCCCCTAAACTCCCCAATTTTGTTCCTATTGGGCATTTTTTGCCCACATGGCACTGCGCGTGTTGTGCAACCACTTGAGGTGCGTGAAAACTAAAGAAATTGTCCATGTGGcaaaatttaacattaaataacGTTACTTTTGTCATTCccttcaatttttctctttttaacctaaatttactcttcttctttcttcattcTCTCCTTCATagatgagttctcatcaacttctCTCATCTCACTATCAAAGTTATCTCCTAATttctcttaaattatttttttctctcattttggaTGAGAATGTCGAAAAATTTCGTCAATATTGATGTTCCCGATTTGTGCTACTATTCCAAATTTTATCCTTTAAGAACTTCAAGGACTCCTTCAAATCCGGGTCGTAGATTTTTTGGATGCAAAGTTCCAAAGGTTTGTATCATTTTcatagattttaattattattatttttgatattttttttattattctattgtttttttcattttaggAAAATGATGGATGTGGgtactttagatggattgatccaaaaccttcaatattTGTGCATCAATATCCTGGGGTAGAATCGAGCTTAATGATTAGGAGCAAAGATGGTGAAAATTCGTGTGATCGATTGAAGCAAAAGCTCAAAGACGTTGAACAAGAGAGGGACactttgtgtgagaaattgaaagatagtgAAGGAAAGTTGATTGCAGTgaggcaaaaactcaaaaaagttaaACTTGAAAGGGAATGTGCTAAGCTCAAATTGAATAGACTTGTTCTACTTTTTCTCATTATTCCAACTGTAAAGTGGTTCTTTAATATGGTGTAAGGTGTAGTAGTTAAGTTTGCCTATTGAATAGGCAATTGGATATTGTAAtggttagtttgtagtagttgttttgttagtttgtagtagtagtTGTTTGTTCAGTTTGTAGTTGGCCtagtttgtagtagttgtttggtttgtttgaagtagttgtttgaatgaattgacatatttttgtatGACAATCTCATTGTCAATTGGCTACTTTGTGTCTACTTGTGTAGCTACTGAAGGTATTACCATATAGCCTATTTGTAACTACTGAAGGTTATGATAAAAATAAACTATATTACAAGTGCAAGCAGCTGGATATCATATTAACACAGCTCAAGATTGAGCTAAAACCTGCATACATGATGTAAAGGTGTTCAAAAAAGGCTCAACATTGAGCAGAATAGTTCTACTGCAGCATACACCAAAATCATTAATTGCTGCCTAAGAAAAAGTTATTCAAAAACTAGTAACACAATTTGTTCAAAGACACTATCCCTCATTACAGTGCAAATCATTTCTAAATGAACTACTTCTTTGAATATCCAATTGATGAAGAAGACTTGGTtgtttctacttttttttctcttatttgcttTCATTTGTTGCAATTGTGTGCTGGTGACTGCATCTTTTTCATTCCACTTTAGGCCGCTATttttaaaaccaatatctatattgGTTGGTGAAGCACTCCTTAAATTTATACCTTCATAAAGAACCCTCTCACTTGATGTACCTGGCTGCAAAATTAGACAAAATTGTAAGACAGTGAACATTGAAAACTTGAATGAAAACATTAGGGTaaacattattataggtaaataatgagacagaaataaataCATTGTACACGTGGGTTCCAGTTGTTGGATCAGAGTAAACACTAAAACCAGTTGCAAGCCTTTTGTATCCAGTAGCAGCAGCAAATGAGGTAGTATTGTATGACCTCTTATTGGTCGGCAAAGGTGGTACTTGACTGGAAGAAATATTTCTTCCACTTTCAAATAGGATCCCTCTTGTTGCATTGGCTATTTTTCTTGGCAATCCTCTACCACTCCCTCCTTGACCTCTACCGATTCCTCCTTCACCTTCCCTATCAGCACCAAATTGACCATACCAGAACCACCATCCCTACCAGAACAACCTTTACCTATACCAGCAGCACCTTGACCTCTACCAGCAGCACCTTGACCTCTACCAATTCCTCTTTCACCTCCCTTATCAGCACCAAATTAACCACTACCAGAACCACTATCCCTACCAGAACAACCTTTACCTCTACCAGTAGCACCTTTACCTCTACCAGCAGCACCTTGACCTCTACCAGCCACACTTGACACCTTTCTTTAAGGTGCTCTTGGCACAGCAGTTGTGTCAGCACAAGTAGATCTTGATTAACTGGATTGTGTAGTTGCATATGTATCAAAGGTGGAGCTTAACTGTGAATAAATGCAACacaatatttttaacatttttcaataataatattaagcaggacaaaaaataaaaatattaagcaGGACAAAAATATTAAGGCAGCAGAACATATATAACTTACTCTTGTTATTTGACTTTGAGTGTAGGTATGTCTTGCCATTGCACTGGTGTCACCACAAATAGAACTTGATTGTGGTGGTGGTGGATTCCATGAAGCTTCAGAATGACAGCTAGGTTGACTACTATTACTGATCCTCATCCCATTCTAACATACAAACAGAAATATGAAAAGCTAAGAAATATGTTAAATTTACAAACTATTATGAAATTCATTTAAGGCTTACTATTTTGGCACGCACAGTCTTGTTATGGCCAACTTGCTTGCACCTTGAACAAGTGATCTTGACACCTTTTCTTGAGAGTTTACCCCACTTTTTTGGCTCatccttcttctttcttctattcTTTCCAGGTCTGCCTGGCATCTTTTTTGGTTTTGGAGATTCAATTGATGGGTTTTTGGTTTCCGTCCATATTCTCATATTGGTAATTGGTTGAATGAAATGGCTATAAGACTTAAGAAAGGTTTCTTTATTATACCAGTGCTCTACATGCTGATCAGGATCTACTTTCAAGTAATAATAAGCACAAATGGCATGAGGACAAGGAATACCTCTTAACATCCATAACCTACAATCACAATACTTCTTGTCCAAGTGAACAAAAAATGTGTAACCCTTATCCTcaatttcaaaaccattaacTCCATTCCATAGAACCCTACACCTATTTGAATATTCCTTGTTAGCTTCTAAAATAGTTCTTGCCATAGGTGCAATGTCTGAAATCCATGTTTCTGCAAATTTAATCATATCTACATATCTATTCATCAGTTGATGTCTGATATCCTCTAACATTGTGATTATGGACTTATGTCTAGCAGCTAAGATCCAAGAATTGAAAGTCTCACACATGTTATTTTCTGCAATATCACATTTGgaatgtgttttgaaatatgCCCTACACCAAGATGTAGGAGGATTAATCAGCATGTCCTCAGTTATTTCTTTCTTACCTAGCCTTGGCATTGCTTGCATCTCCTCTCTAAACTTTACTTCAAAGCTTGCTTTTGCACATCTCCAAAACAGTTTCCTTCTCTCTTCTCCTCTCCAGCGCACATGCCAATTGCTCCAAATATGTCTAGTACACATTTTTCTCTCAGTATTTGGTAGCCGATACATCAAAACAGGAACAAGACCCTGTAATAAGTATTAAGTATTATTCAAACAGGAATATTATTGGAAAATAAAGTCaagtaatgagaaaaataattaagtggTGGTACCTTTTGTTGGTCTGACATTACAGTCAAGCCTTCACCAGTTCCCAGATTTAGATCTGCAATCAGATACCTTATGAACCAGTCCCAGCTATGTTTTGTTTCAGTATCCACAACTGCTCATGCAATAGGATACATTTGGTTGTTGTCATTTTTCCCCACAGCAACCAACAACTCACCCTTACAAGCTCCTTTGAGAAAGCATCCATCAAAACCAATAATTTTCCTACACCCATCTAACCATCCTTGCTTGAAGGCATGAACGCACACATAGAAATAAACAAAGAGGTTCTTTCCTAGTTCAGTTTCTTTGTCAATTTTTATCCAACAAGAACTTCCAGGATTTGTTATCTTGATCATATCTGCATAGTCACATAATCTGGCAAATTCCAGCTTCTAATCTCCCATATTCTCCCTCATAACAATCTGTTTAGCCCTATAACAAATAGTTTTACCTATATAAAGACCCAACACCTCTCTTACTAAATCTTGAATTTCCCAAATCCTAATGTATGGCTGAGAAGCTATTCTGTCCTTGAACTTTCTAGCAACCAGCTTTGAATCACACATCTTGTTCTTGTTTAAAGGTATACATTTGTGAATAGGGTTATAGttcttaataataaaattacCTGAATCCCTATCAGTAAAAGCAAACAGCAAACAGTTGTAATTAGCTGCAATGCATTTCACCCTTATTCTATGTTTTTCATTAGGTTTTAACTTCACCTGCCTTCTATACTCTACAGCATAATCTGCAACAGCTTTTCTAAACTGATTTGCACCCACAAAAATCATTCCAAGCTCAAACACAGAAAACTCACAATTTTCATCATACCTAGttttctttcttctccttcttctaagTAGATCTACTCCTCTAACAGCATCTACATCTATCTCTTCACTATCTTCACTCCAACAATCAGAACTATCAATATATTCCTCATCTCCACCCAACTTTCCTTAATATTTGGTAGCCTTACTTTTACCAATATCCCCAAAGCCTCTATCTACACAACCAACAACTCCCACGGGTACTTCTTCAGTTTCAACAaccttttttcttgcttttttgtttctttctttgttgttggctcttttttcccttctttcttgTCTAAAAGCCCTCAACTCCTCATCAATATCTGAGCTATCTTCTGAAGAAATATCTCCAAGATCTGAATCACTACTCAAATAATCTGATAACTCACTTGTTAGCCTATTAACATCTTCTACATTAATTTCTTCTATATCAGCCTCATCACCTCCTTCTGCACCAAAATCTTCTACGTTAATATCTTCTACGTGGATATCTTCTACATCAGCCTCATTACCTCCTTGTACACCAATATTTTCTACATCAGCCTCATCACCTccttgtcacgccccaaaatcccatcgggccggactggcacccgaagccgagaaggcccgggagaacccgttcaactacctgtactttcacttacatgtcaccaaaaaattggacagcacttcgttgcatatagaaaggtctaattacctgtatcagcacaacatgcgcaaatatatatatatatatatatatataatacttggccgtcggggccaccacatatacagatataacatcactatataaacttccatgactttacccttccttatgtctacaaagcctctaggatatacatgacataactagggtcgggacaaacccctgcccacacatgactcatgtacaataacaaaacataaggaaccgactcgaaaagctccgaagcaaactggagctcaccaacaatagctgtatgacctggctcctacttgtgcggtgtatgagctgaggtacctgtgcctgcagcatgaaatgcaggtcccccgtgagggacgtcagtacgaaatatgtactgagtatgtaaagctgtaaataatcacatatgatataggagcttaatagaaatcagaaacaagtgaataagttgtaataggagtggaccatacttactagaacttgtgacaacctgtacattgtatttattcaatcactttaccttcgttcttatcgtctttgtaatcattactgtactgtactgtgaccattaggatgcctccagtacatatcaactgggatcgacccgtgctaggcttatgcccctgggataccacccataaacacatgaaatagggatcgacccatgctaggcttatgcccttgggataccacccgataagagagaacttccatcacttagttcaattaatctttgagattgttatttcggtcgcctccacattttaatactttgaaacaatgatacatcaataggaaccaagtaatagaccttctatacaataacgatgtaataaagactcattggtacatcaacaatgtgtttcagaatcatcaatatcacaacaatgaaataagagccttttggtctatcaatgaaacattttgacaattataggatggaaacaacttcgttggtaacgtagaacaatacatgtttttggacaacctcggaatcttacttgatggaacattggtgttttcatgccaaagaacattgttagagtatgctttacatacctcgttgtagattcagataccaattcaacacaacttcccgcctttacaaatcacttatctacaatgaaatgtttggcatctagtattagcaacccaacaccacaattctcttccataattccatactaccaatatttgcaaaacattccaaaaaccaacttgaacaataggtttatgtgtgtatatatatataatcatcatttcaataccacatcatcaccccaaattccttcacaatttaacataatccaaccatgcacaagaataatccaacatcatttccaatcatctttcaacaacaatcaaataacatacttcttatgctcacatgcatatatatatatatatacatatccatataaataacaccaacataatttacatccttaccaaaaaaatggcccttttgatttcgaagtcctgttggcacaaataaggggtgcttctcgaagcccttgagacggtgaacacaactacggaatcaatttggattttctacggttgaatcacaagataattggagttgaaatttggctagggtttcttagttttcaataatggatgataaataatggatatgaggctaagtatatgtatataatgaccaattttcgttcaaGAGGTGAtgaaaaatgaccatattgcccttaaaaatttaagtaaatccgaatctgtccatggtggactgttttgataggctaaagtaaatcggccataactctttgctccgatattagatttgggtgaaattggtatcgttagaaagataattcaaaggtatttcatttcatataaattaagccacccagttcgtcctgtacaagtagtcatgatcatttgaagttgaccctaaaaatctgttttgagaggctgaagtaaaacgagtataactccttactcagatgttggatttggatgaaaccaattgcattggaaagaagactcagagatctttcttttgatatgtggtagctctcccagttcattatatttagggagttatgatcgttcaaatttgacccaaaaaactggcaggcctcagtagttttcctgcacatttactgttcacatcccggccaccgttttaaagtttcgaacgagttcgcttatatccgaaacttatccgtttttggaaatctttatatcgttggaaagcttattcaataaccttcgtatggaaccatcgacgggaaaattccggtataaataaagtcgattcctatacacctataatcaaactacacacttgaaaccatctcaaaataatcaatactcatacttaaactcatatatacctaacttaggatcaatacatatactccaacacatataacaatgactaatgcacgtaattaagtacggggtgttacactcctTATACACCAACATCTTCTACATCAGCCTCCATCTCTTTCTCTACTCCAACAGATTCCCTCTCTATGTTAGCACTATCACCAACATCAACACTTTCTCTTTCTAGGTTTGCACACTCAATAATATCAGGTGCAGGTAAAAAACCACTGGGGCCATCAGGGTCAAGAATTGGttcatctaaaacatgatagacataaaaatcaatagagtcctcatgttttaaatCTTTAACCAGTTCATAGAGATGTCTATCACTTTTAACCAACTTGAACTGATTAGTTACTGCATCTTGATAATAAAACCCCCTAACAGCTTCATACCCTAATTCTTAAGTATAAAAGAACAATTCTAGTACGGAAAAGTGGTCCTTGTCAATGTACCTTACCTCTGGCACACAACTTGCAATATATGTAGGGACACCCGTATTGGAAAAGGATCCCCCATGGtgcaattttgtgaaaattatctACATTTATTACGTCACCTATGACAAAGTGTAAAAATTCAAAGTTACTTAACGAAATGGCCACGGAATATACCCAGAGTACAGATCAATAATCTAAAAGATACAacctttaatgcatgttaagtaaGGAGACGGAATATTCCCAAAATCATAGGCGTTAGTGatttcaaaaccctaaaaactacaatatgctaaaattcaacaaaatttaaCAAATACAAATCATAAGAACACTTACACCAGGAAGATCTGAGGAAAAACCCCAAATTTGTCCTTCGATTTGAGTGGAAATTTGGTTAATTTAGGGTTATGAAGAGAAAGAGTTAACAGGAGTTTGGAGTATATGTGGAGTTAGTTTATACACGTAGAGGGTTTTAAGTAGAATAACTTTCCACATCAGCGGTGTTTGGAGACACGCACCTGGAAGTTGATGAGA is a genomic window containing:
- the LOC107857383 gene encoding uncharacterized protein LOC107857383 produces the protein MSDQQKGLVPVLMYRLPNTERKMCTRHIWSNWHVRWRGEERRKLFWRCAKASFEVKFREEMQAMPRLGKKEITEDMLINPPTSWCRAYFKTHSKCDIAENNMCETFNSWILAARHKSIITMLEDIRHQLMNRYVDMIKFAETWISDIAPMARTILEANKEYSNRCRVLWNGVNGFEIEDKGYTFFVHLDKKYCDCRLWMLRGIPCPHAICAYYYLKVDPDQHVEHWYNKETFLKSYSHFIQPITNMRIWTETKNPSIESPKPKKMPGRPGKNRRKKKDEPKKWGKLSRKGVKITCSRCKQVGHNKTVRAKINGMRISNSSQPSCHSEASWNPPPPQSSSICGDTSAMARHTYTQSQITRLSSTFDTYATTQSS